The Cotesia glomerata isolate CgM1 linkage group LG9, MPM_Cglom_v2.3, whole genome shotgun sequence region tgtttttagtttttttaaactattattttattaatggtAGTAGTCTGGTAACTTATGCCTATTTTCATGACTTCTTTGGAGGGTggttttttataggaaaataaaaatgaattatcttgaatatttagagtgtttttatttacatattgaaaatataaaaaaaaatttatttgaaaaaatttaatagtttattactattattattgtcactcTAAGTTGGAACCTCAAAAAAAATGCACGTGGGTGGCCCGGGtcctaacttttttattttaaatttttaaatttttaaatttcaaattttaacaggcTGTTCTACACACTTATATTTCTCGTCGGTACTaacgagaatttttttcacccctaactttttattttacaacccTTTCTTTGCTAAAATAaaaggactttttttttcaaagtccgccattttgttatttacccTTGAAATTTAACTTCAGTAGTTCCGACCAGAATGACATGTCTATAGATTAAGAATAATCAAGAATATTTGATTTCAGATAAcatcaagagccaaaatcacCCGGGCCACCCACGTGCATTTTTTTTGAGGTTCCAACTTCgagtgacaataataataataataaactattaaattttatcaaataaatttttttttatattttcaatatgtaaataaaaacactctaaatattcaagataattcatttttattttcctataaaaaaccACCCTCCAAAGAAGTCATGAAAATAGGCATAAGTTCCCAGACTACTaccttaacaactttggttagaaaagcatttttttaaaatgccGATATATATCGCGTTactaaaaccataagggcgtatctcaaaatatacgcccttatggttctgcagaaccataagggcgtataaaaaatttttttttgctccaatcaatgtaaaaatgttgaaaacatTAACATCTAgggaaaaaacgaaaaaaaaattttttttttgtgatacgcccttatggttttaaggaaacatttttttaaaaccataagggcgtatcctattttttcggtttattatcaattatagatcagagtaagaaaaaaaattgcaaagatAATAGAAATATCACTCCACAACTTAATTTatgtcaacaaatatttatctaagtgaaaaaactaataaaaattaaggaaaaataaattcataacaactTGAGAACAATCGGTATGTCttcaagttaataaaattaccctcaaaatttttctaaattgattttttttttacttcagatctatttacaattaacaaaAGAGTTTTGTAAGCCATTTAGAActgtaattttgaaaaagtcaTTCAAAAAGAACTTTGTTCTTGAGAATTGTTATGATTCTTCAATACCAATATCTTGAAGCAAGTTTGAAGACCTAAATCATTTTTGTATATCAGGCACTGTCCCACAAAATATCATCGGTATtatcaaagtttaattttcagCCATGGtcatagtttataaatttttttgtcattatctagttaaaaaaaaaattaacacatctttttttttacttttataatctTAGACACAGATGATCCTGACGATGGAGATGGGATGGCATGGTAGTAATACtctgatgaatttatttttccttaattttttattagttttctcacttaaataaatatttgttgacatAAATTAAGTTGTGGAGTGATATTTCTATtacctttgcaattttttttcttactctgacctataattgataataaatcgaaaaaacaggatacgcccttatggttttagaaaaatgttttcttaaaaccataagagcgtatcacaaaaaaaaatttttttttcgttttttccatagatgttaatattttcaacatttttacattgattggagcaaaaaaaatttttttatacgcccttatagTTTTAGTAACGCGATATGTAGGTGATACCAAGTTCACCGGGTCGtctagttatttaataataataaaataaaattggtaCCTTGTCTACTTCCTCATCAGCTTCATCCTCCATATCCTCAGAATCTTCAATAGAATCCATAGTCTCATCTAGCATCTCTTCAATAATTCCCGCCTTCATCATCTCCTTAGACATTTCGCGCATCGTCGCAGCAACTTCCGGGACTTTTATCAACGACTGCATCGCCTGCATTACTTCTGTAGACTTTGACAGTGAACCAGCGACTCTTATCGTCGCCAATTGGTTATTCATCTGCATGGATATTGACTTTAAATGCGCTTgtgatgtttttattttattgattgattTACGCGCTCGTATTATTTCTTTGGCTAATATTTTACACACGTCCTTGTCATTTTTCTTAGCCGATTcctttaatgattttttcactttttcttCTTCCCGCCTGAtcgctgaaaatttttttattatctatattattaccttttttttttttatctattttattaaaagaataaaaattctgtgGCCAGGATAATCATATGATACAATCGATtgttttagtaaaatttagtgtcattgcaaaggtcttgacttgaatttgtgctttttcaaggttccatatcattctcatcgatagtcaatttattgtgataagtatttaggctgcattcgaaaatgctctatctctagatacatagttaagaaatgaccttgtatcttgtgaactattgacatttttaaagatataagctcaatccgatgttacattcatcaagacctttcatttaagtacccacatcaatttttcatatatttatatatatatattatatgtatgtatttatgaaaaatatatcaaaaatgcatgtggatactcaaatgaaagctcttaatgaatgTAATttaggaatgagcttatatcttcaaaaatgtaaataataaagcaatgacgttgtatcttgtaaactattgacatttttaaagatataagctcaccccgacattacactcattaagacctttcatttgagtacccacatcaatttttcatatatttatatatattatatatgtatatatgaaaaatatatgaaaaatgcatgtgggtactctaatgaaagctcttgatgagggtaacatcaagatgagcttatatcttaaaaaacgtcaatagttaagaaatgaccttgtatcttgtgaactattgacatttttaaagatataagctcaccctgatatTATACTcaccgagacctttcatttgagtacccacatcaattttttatatatttcatatatttatatatatatatatatatatatatatatatatatatatataaatatatgaaaaatgcatgtgggtactctaatgaaagctcttgatgagtgtaacaacaaggtgagctcatatcttcaaaaacgtcaatagttaagaaatgaccttgtatcttgtgaactattgacatttttaaagatataagctcaccctgatatTATACTcaccgagacctttcatttgagtacccacatcaattttttatatatttcatatatttatatatattatatatatatatatatatatatatatatatatatatatatatatataaatatatgaaaaatatatgaaaaatgcatgtgggtactctaatgaaagcttcttgatgagtgtaacaacaAGGTGACtcatatcttcaaaaacgtcaatagttaagaaatgaccttgtatcttgtgaactattgacatttttaaagatataagctcaccctgatatTATACTcaccgagacctttcatttgagtacccacatcaattttttatatatttcatatatttatgtatattatatttatttatatatgaaaaatatatcaaaaatgcatgtgggtactcaaatgaaagctcttgatgaatgtaacatcactgtgagcttatatctttaaaaacgtcaatatttaaaaaagtacagtgtaatttaagaaaaataattattcaaaaaagcaaaattttatatatttctacTTCATAAGTtacagcagtcacatagtgactgcaagtttgttaattattaatcatttttaataatgaccctgaagttaactgacataaattttttaccaatgaaattactatgaaaataatttcatccAAAAACtctacatataaaaattttaaaaaaattatcagtggaacttttttaaccattttattttttttgcaaataatttgttacagaaattaaaaaaattgacaattgtgAGCTAACttcattatcatttttaattattacaataaaaatttttaaattcatttcaatAATCTAATAATCTATAAATATCTATGATTAATTGTCAGTAATACACCCAGTATAAACACTTTGATGTTGTAAGCATATAAATTGTAACTTTGCCATTATCTTTAAAtgacataaaaataatgacattGTTATGTTCTTGTAatgacaataaatatatttgagtATATGACTCACCATTAACCTGCCGATCCAACTGATAACCTTCTTTTCTCAACTTATGAGTCCATTCTCGTACCTGttaataagataaataaataaataaattatttatcaacttAAAATTAGCTACTTACTAAGCAGAggttatacaaaataaaaataaaattttcctttacCTGTTCCTTTGGATTTTTCTCATGAGTTTTTCCAAACAAGCCCATTTTAGGTATATATAAGTACTTCCCTTttgtgtttttattattacttgtaaaataatataatagctAAGCAGAAACGTCAAATccagagtaaaattttttttctacgttCTAAAATCGCTCTAAACGCCATCTGTCAGAtgtaagtttaaatttttaataaaaattaagggGTTGCAGTCAACTAGTCAGACTAACAACATtccgaattaataaattactagaacttagaaagtaaatattaaatgtaatttaaaataattaattttacaaatattaaaattccgaaaaatataatcttaaacaaagaaaaaactaAAGCTATATTAATAGAATCTTTCAAAGTCACTaagtctcaataaattaaaaaagtttggaaaatccaaaagtgcacgcctcataacgctcaatcattttttaagaaaaaaattaattgtataattgattaaaaaaaaaaaattataattaagtaatttcttatagagtattttttatttttttttaaatatcggcgcccttttttcttgttatatgcgcacgcagtctaaaaaaatctagcttgatcaagtggcgccaaagttttcacgtgacaaataagaaaagttcgtttggctttatACGGTTGTAtccgtgaattttaataaaaattcaattaaaaaaaaaatacataagctaggccactgatatgaaatacggacccagttcatcgaattcttaaactaataaaaaaggtccggtcttgaaatatcaatttgttcgggagtaatcgttggtacatccaaaatggggtgacatccggacgtccacgtaaaatttttttcaaaacgtttttttttttttttcaaaatagcaacatgaaatgattttagaaagtaaaagatggtttaatttaagtgtttttcggtgtacatctacttatattattgaataagtgtaatatggttgtgatagaggcatttaaagatcacaaaattgcttgatcttgacgagtcgagtataaagcacaacctcacgcgcttcgcgctatgaggcgtgcaaaacataacaacgaaaatttatacgccaaaataaatgaacagACGAACACTCATTTAGccgaaaaatatcaataattttatatttagattagaaagttttttaaattaattattttaattcattttattttaatttacaagcatgtatggaaaacactcaaatttcatgattgtaaaggtggaccatctaagaaaaatttccaattttttggatGAGTAATTTTCGGCCGAATCATTATTCGGATAGATGAGTACTTATTCGGATAAATATACTTCGGAACAACCCTTTTtcgaaatcaaattaattttaactcttgaGGAATATAAGATTTATAGTTACTTTTATTCGATAACCcgatgttttataatttacaaaattgtttttcggcTGGTATTCTAATTAAGctaatgtaatttataaactttgattgtagcggaattttaaattttctagagtTTTAATAATTCGGAATGTTGTCGATCTGACTAGCTGACCGCAATCCAAATTAAGTTAGTCGACACTcagtaatttttgattttttaaaaaaactatttttaaaaaatttcaagtataatttttaaaattataattttctacttgtaaaaaaatttttgtttctattttttaaaaattatttttcaataaaataaattataaaaattttcaaatgtcggctaacttagatatctatattttatttataaaaattaagttagccaacatctgaaaatttctgtaaattatttttaaaaaaattaaaagagcaaattttacatgtagaaaatttatgacattaaagttagcagtcacttgactattttttaattgtttttaacaaataaatttgatggaaaaaattatttaaaaaaaattggattttcaattttttaaaatttctacatgtcaatttttttttttctaatttttttttgtcatcatttgttacaaaaattttttaaattatcaaatatctgtatgaaaataaagttagccatttaaa contains the following coding sequences:
- the LOC123272045 gene encoding charged multivesicular body protein 3, yielding MGLFGKTHEKNPKEQVREWTHKLRKEGYQLDRQVNAIRREEEKVKKSLKESAKKNDKDVCKILAKEIIRARKSINKIKTSQAHLKSISMQMNNQLATIRVAGSLSKSTEVMQAMQSLIKVPEVAATMREMSKEMMKAGIIEEMLDETMDSIEDSEDMEDEADEEVDKVLWELTAGQLGTAPAVVTETPGASTSKEEEEPAEDDTELEEMKNRLQSLRS